Proteins from one Paraburkholderia acidisoli genomic window:
- a CDS encoding nucleoside deaminase — translation MTTLTAASDSSPTREQIVRHLRHAAAVGERAASFGHHPFGAILVGPDHETVLIEQGNVDTVNHAEAVLARIAAMNFSAGYLWHCTLYTSVEPCCMCAGTAYWANIGRVVFGLTETRLLEATGRHEENPTMSVSSRYVFDHCQKAVDLIGPVEEVEEDVMRVQRAFWQARGH, via the coding sequence ATGACGACACTCACGGCCGCTTCGGATTCATCGCCCACGCGCGAGCAGATCGTGCGGCATTTGCGGCACGCGGCGGCCGTGGGCGAGCGCGCGGCGTCGTTCGGGCATCACCCGTTCGGCGCGATTCTCGTCGGCCCCGATCACGAAACCGTGCTCATCGAACAAGGCAACGTCGACACGGTCAATCACGCGGAGGCCGTGCTCGCGCGCATCGCCGCAATGAATTTCAGCGCTGGGTATCTCTGGCATTGCACGCTCTATACGTCGGTGGAACCGTGCTGCATGTGCGCGGGCACCGCCTACTGGGCCAATATCGGACGAGTGGTATTCGGCCTGACCGAGACGCGCCTGCTCGAAGCCACGGGCCGCCACGAAGAAAACCCGACGATGAGCGTCTCGTCGCGCTACGTGTTCGATCACTGCCAAAAGGCCGTCGACCTGATCGGACCGGTCGAGGAAGTGGAAGAGGACGTGATGCGCGTGCAGCGCGCATTCTGGCAGGCGCGCGGGCACTGA
- the galU gene encoding UTP--glucose-1-phosphate uridylyltransferase GalU: MLKVTKAVFPVAGLGTRFLPATKASPKEMLPIVDKPLIQYAVEEAIAAGITEMIFVTGRSKRAIEDHFDKSYEIEAELEARNKQKLLDLVRSIKPANVDCFYVRQAEALGLGHAVLCAEKLVGDGPFAVILADDLLYSPKPVMTQLVDVFNHYHSSVIGVEAIERENSASYGIVDGREWEEDVFKLSGIVEKPAPENAPSNLGVVGRYVFMPTIFQHLRALKPGAGGELQLTDAVQSLLAEEQVLAYRYMGTRFDCGSKLGYLKATVEFALRHPEVKDEFEAYLQAHLPAALAAAA; this comes from the coding sequence ATGCTGAAAGTCACCAAAGCGGTATTTCCTGTTGCGGGCCTCGGCACGCGCTTCTTGCCGGCCACCAAGGCAAGCCCCAAGGAAATGCTGCCGATCGTCGACAAGCCGCTGATTCAATACGCGGTGGAAGAAGCGATCGCGGCGGGCATCACCGAAATGATCTTCGTGACGGGCCGCAGCAAGCGCGCCATTGAAGACCACTTCGACAAGTCGTACGAAATCGAAGCCGAGCTCGAAGCCCGCAACAAGCAGAAGCTGCTCGACCTCGTGCGCAGCATCAAGCCTGCCAACGTGGATTGCTTCTACGTGCGCCAAGCCGAAGCACTCGGCCTCGGGCATGCCGTGCTGTGCGCGGAAAAGCTCGTGGGCGACGGTCCGTTCGCCGTGATTCTCGCCGACGACCTGCTGTACAGCCCGAAGCCCGTCATGACGCAGCTCGTGGACGTGTTCAATCACTATCACAGCTCGGTGATCGGCGTGGAAGCCATCGAGCGCGAGAATAGCGCGTCGTACGGTATTGTCGACGGCCGTGAATGGGAAGAAGACGTCTTCAAGCTCTCGGGCATCGTGGAAAAGCCGGCGCCCGAAAACGCGCCGTCCAACCTGGGCGTGGTGGGGCGCTACGTGTTCATGCCGACCATTTTCCAGCATCTGCGCGCGCTGAAGCCGGGCGCGGGCGGCGAACTGCAACTCACCGACGCCGTGCAGTCGCTGCTGGCCGAAGAGCAGGTGCTCGCGTATCGCTACATGGGCACACGTTTCGACTGCGGCAGCAAGCTCGGCTACCTCAAGGCCACGGTGGAATTCGCGCTGCGTCACCCCGAGGTGAAGGACGAGTTCGAAGCCTATTTGCAGGCGCATTTGCCGGCCGCGCTGGCCGCGGCGGCCTGA
- a CDS encoding BMP family ABC transporter substrate-binding protein — MNNRMARVLRVAPLVLATLGAAFSIGASAAATSPSTPMGVAFVYLGNPGDAGWTYAHEQGVKAIEKQFGDKIKVTRVENVPESADSERVFRDLAAKGNKIIVGSSFGFQDFELKVAKDYPDAVFMHATGYKKAPNFATYDVRTYQSAYLAGLVAGYTTKSNQLGFVGSVPVPEVVRNIDAFTMGARSVNPNAKVKVIWINSWFDPGREKQAAETLIGQGADVLIQNTDSTATMQTAEQKKVHAFGWDSDMKQFGPNAQLGACVSYWGVYYSHLVQQVMAGTWTNAPVWWGLKEKAIDLADINTNAVSPTALKALNAKRDAIVAGTFDPFAGPIKDQAGTIRVAAGKSLSDTELLRLNWFVEGVDGAVPK, encoded by the coding sequence ATGAATAACCGCATGGCCCGCGTCCTGCGCGTCGCCCCTCTCGTACTCGCCACACTCGGCGCCGCCTTCTCGATCGGCGCCAGCGCGGCCGCCACGTCGCCTTCCACGCCCATGGGCGTGGCATTCGTCTACCTCGGCAACCCCGGCGACGCCGGCTGGACCTATGCGCACGAGCAAGGCGTGAAAGCCATCGAAAAGCAGTTCGGCGACAAGATCAAGGTCACGCGCGTGGAGAACGTGCCCGAATCCGCCGACTCGGAGCGCGTGTTTCGCGATCTCGCCGCCAAGGGCAACAAGATCATCGTCGGTTCGAGCTTTGGTTTTCAGGACTTCGAACTAAAAGTGGCGAAGGACTACCCCGACGCCGTGTTCATGCACGCGACGGGTTACAAGAAAGCGCCCAACTTCGCGACCTACGACGTGCGCACGTACCAGAGCGCTTACCTCGCGGGACTCGTGGCGGGCTACACGACCAAAAGCAATCAGCTCGGCTTTGTCGGGTCCGTGCCGGTGCCCGAAGTCGTACGCAATATCGACGCCTTCACGATGGGCGCGCGCTCGGTGAATCCGAACGCCAAGGTCAAGGTCATCTGGATCAACAGCTGGTTCGATCCGGGCCGCGAAAAGCAGGCCGCCGAAACGCTCATCGGCCAGGGCGCCGACGTGCTGATCCAGAACACCGACTCCACCGCCACGATGCAGACCGCCGAACAGAAGAAGGTCCATGCCTTCGGCTGGGATTCGGACATGAAACAGTTCGGCCCGAACGCCCAGTTGGGCGCGTGCGTGAGCTACTGGGGCGTGTATTACTCGCATCTCGTGCAGCAGGTGATGGCCGGCACGTGGACCAATGCGCCCGTGTGGTGGGGTCTCAAGGAGAAGGCGATCGATCTCGCCGACATCAACACGAACGCGGTCTCGCCCACGGCGCTGAAGGCGCTAAACGCGAAGCGCGACGCCATCGTGGCGGGCACGTTCGATCCGTTCGCCGGGCCAATCAAGGATCAAGCGGGCACGATACGTGTGGCAGCGGGAAAATCTCTTTCGGATACCGAACTACTTCGCCTGAACTGGTTCGTGGAAGGCGTGGACGGCGCGGTGCCGAAGTAA
- a CDS encoding acyltransferase family protein: protein MSDPALEVALPPATVVPAAAARPKVVASEHMIDAMRGFAALLVAYFHCRQVTWIGMGAFHRAHASLADPGTIAAWLTLPIAWGSAGVPIFFVISGYCIHRSGAARLLANPNFTLDARQFWLRRFVRIYPVLLAALLLTLAVDSISLGVLPVSHKINDIGLQSFLVNLFSLQGIAGKTYGSNGALWTLSLEVQFYLLYPLLFAARRRFGLHAVLGAVALVNLVSALTLQRHDVVIFTSFWFSWMLGAWIAEVHLRGGSGFRLAYAASALFAVAGCAAFHFGQYGAFQLWAAAFACYLVKALGRPVLAGGALTACFSKLGEFSYSLYLIHLPLFVLLGSLLYRSSLQTSIWPSFGFTLAVLPVAWVFYRLFERPALNVAARLRKRVAG from the coding sequence ATGAGCGATCCCGCACTCGAAGTGGCACTGCCGCCTGCAACCGTCGTGCCTGCCGCCGCCGCGCGTCCCAAGGTGGTCGCAAGCGAGCATATGATCGACGCCATGCGCGGCTTCGCGGCCCTGCTGGTGGCCTATTTCCATTGCCGCCAGGTTACATGGATCGGCATGGGCGCATTCCACCGGGCTCACGCGAGCCTCGCCGATCCCGGCACGATCGCCGCGTGGCTGACCTTGCCCATTGCATGGGGCTCGGCGGGCGTGCCCATCTTCTTCGTGATCAGCGGCTATTGCATTCATCGCAGCGGCGCGGCCCGGCTACTCGCGAACCCGAATTTCACACTCGATGCGCGGCAATTCTGGCTGCGCCGCTTCGTGCGCATTTATCCCGTGCTGCTGGCCGCCCTGCTGCTCACGCTGGCCGTCGACTCGATCAGCCTGGGCGTGCTGCCCGTGAGCCACAAGATCAACGACATCGGGCTGCAATCCTTTCTGGTCAACCTGTTCTCGCTACAAGGGATTGCCGGTAAAACCTACGGCTCGAACGGCGCGCTCTGGACCCTCTCGCTCGAAGTGCAGTTCTATCTGCTCTATCCGCTGCTGTTCGCCGCGCGCCGCCGCTTTGGCTTGCATGCGGTGCTGGGCGCGGTCGCCCTCGTCAATCTCGTTTCGGCGCTCACGCTGCAACGCCACGACGTTGTGATCTTCACGTCGTTCTGGTTCTCGTGGATGCTGGGCGCCTGGATCGCCGAAGTGCATCTGCGCGGCGGCTCCGGGTTTCGCCTCGCGTATGCCGCTTCCGCCCTGTTCGCCGTGGCCGGTTGCGCGGCGTTTCACTTCGGCCAATATGGCGCCTTTCAGCTATGGGCCGCCGCCTTCGCGTGCTATCTCGTGAAAGCACTGGGCCGCCCCGTCCTGGCGGGCGGTGCGCTCACCGCGTGCTTCTCGAAGCTCGGCGAGTTCAGCTACTCGCTCTATCTGATTCATCTGCCGCTATTTGTGCTGCTCGGCTCGCTGCTGTATCGCTCCTCGCTGCAAACGTCGATCTGGCCGTCGTTCGGCTTCACGCTCGCGGTATTGCCGGTGGCGTGGGTCTTCTACCGCCTCTTCGAACGCCCCGCGCTCAATGTGGCGGCGCGACTGCGCAAACGCGTCGCGGGTTGA
- a CDS encoding flippase has product MDKGILRNVAINLFGLVLPTFVSLVTVPSYIRMLGVERYGVIALVWALIGYFSVLDLGMSMAAQNHISKAWASKDTEACERVFWSAFWLNFVTGAIGGILIYSGGALYTAYFTHVSAAMRHEVYLALPWLAVAIPIANVSWVFAGAINGAERFGIYNTNQTLGTFLFQLLPLGAAWVFAPNLQTVIAAAVLARFVAAVLLGRSALRVLGIRKMQRPRLDTSKALFGFGGWMLIASITTMVADSLDRMMLGAGLGARFVTYYTVPQNLVTRLNMVPNALVRTLFPRLSALRREHADEVAAQSLQFLNGVFTPVGIGAIVVLEPFLRAWVGPVIAEHGAPVGRFLIIAVWLIGQASVTRILIQSQNNPAAAARVGLVELPLFAGLLWLGIARFGLPGAAAAVLFRSLFDYVVLLWLARIHSRTILVDMFAHLSFLAAALALAWWLPDAWYAIGAGVVLALANVVWSVATTPLLRGYARSLLFRLNLRKSA; this is encoded by the coding sequence ATGGATAAAGGAATACTGCGTAACGTCGCGATCAATCTGTTCGGTCTCGTGCTGCCGACCTTCGTGTCGCTGGTCACGGTGCCGTCGTACATTCGCATGCTGGGTGTCGAACGTTACGGCGTGATCGCGCTCGTGTGGGCCTTGATTGGCTATTTCAGCGTGCTCGATCTCGGCATGAGCATGGCCGCGCAGAATCATATTTCGAAGGCGTGGGCCTCGAAAGACACGGAGGCCTGCGAGCGCGTGTTCTGGAGTGCGTTCTGGCTCAACTTCGTCACGGGCGCGATTGGCGGCATCCTGATCTATTCGGGCGGCGCGCTCTATACGGCGTATTTCACGCACGTTTCGGCGGCCATGCGCCACGAGGTCTATCTCGCGCTGCCGTGGCTGGCCGTGGCGATTCCCATCGCGAACGTCTCGTGGGTGTTCGCGGGCGCGATCAACGGCGCGGAACGCTTCGGTATCTACAACACCAACCAGACGCTCGGCACCTTCCTGTTCCAGTTGCTGCCGCTCGGCGCCGCGTGGGTGTTCGCGCCGAATCTGCAAACGGTGATTGCCGCCGCCGTGCTGGCGCGTTTCGTGGCGGCCGTGCTGCTCGGGCGCTCGGCGCTGCGCGTGCTCGGCATTCGCAAGATGCAGCGGCCGCGTCTCGACACCTCGAAGGCGTTGTTCGGCTTCGGTGGCTGGATGCTGATCGCGAGCATCACGACGATGGTGGCTGATTCGCTCGACCGCATGATGCTGGGCGCGGGCCTGGGCGCGCGTTTCGTCACGTACTACACGGTGCCGCAAAACCTCGTCACGCGTTTGAACATGGTGCCGAACGCGCTGGTGCGCACGCTGTTCCCGCGCCTTTCCGCGCTGCGTCGCGAGCATGCGGATGAAGTGGCCGCGCAGTCGCTGCAATTTCTCAACGGCGTGTTCACGCCCGTGGGTATTGGCGCGATCGTGGTGCTCGAACCGTTTCTGCGCGCGTGGGTCGGCCCCGTGATCGCGGAGCATGGCGCACCCGTGGGCCGCTTTCTCATCATTGCCGTGTGGCTGATCGGGCAGGCGAGCGTCACGCGCATTCTCATTCAATCGCAGAACAATCCGGCTGCCGCCGCGCGTGTCGGGCTCGTGGAACTGCCGCTGTTCGCGGGGTTGCTGTGGCTCGGCATTGCGCGTTTCGGTTTGCCGGGCGCGGCGGCGGCGGTGCTGTTCCGCTCGTTGTTCGACTACGTGGTGTTGTTGTGGCTCGCGCGCATTCATAGCCGCACGATCCTCGTCGACATGTTCGCCCATCTGAGTTTTCTTGCTGCCGCACTCGCGCTCGCATGGTGGCTGCCGGACGCGTGGTACGCGATCGGCGCGGGCGTGGTGCTGGCACTCGCCAACGTGGTGTGGTCGGTGGCAACGACGCCGTTGCTGCGCGGTTACGCCCGTTCCCTCCTGTTTCGACTGAATCTACGGAAAAGCGCATGA
- a CDS encoding S53 family peptidase: MTRHPVANSDHPTPGGAQCVGSCDPAEHFDIVLILRRQSSAEFHELVDKLASNDPSAKPISREEYERRFGASADDVKRVEQFATSHGLQVAHADPAARRVVLSGTVQQYNAAFGVDLQRFEHQVGKSKFHFRQPNGPVHLPDDVHEVVTAVVGLDNRAKAQPHFRLNHAPTSSDPSIRPPIRAASAVSNSFTPLQLAELYDFPPGDGKGQCIALVEMGGGYDTADLSAYFKGLGVSAPTVEAVSVDQANNAPTGDPNGPDAEVTLDIEIAGALAAAALIAVYFAPNSEAGFVDAVSAALHDSQRKPSVISISWGAPESSWSQQSLSALNDALQTAVALGVTVCAASGDSGSSDGMSDGADHVDFPASSPYALGCGGTHVSASGGQITRETVWGSAAAGGNGDDGATGGGVSSTFALPAWQKGLRVVRGSGGAGALVRRGVPDVAADADPATGYVVRVGGTDTVVGGTSAVAPLWAALLTRINATRGTAVGFVNAKLYAQPAAFNDITSGSNGDYSAAPGWDACTGLGTPVGSKVASALASA; encoded by the coding sequence ATGACGAGGCACCCTGTGGCAAACAGCGACCATCCCACGCCGGGCGGCGCGCAGTGCGTTGGTTCGTGCGACCCCGCCGAGCATTTCGACATCGTGTTGATTCTGCGGCGGCAATCGTCGGCGGAATTTCATGAGCTCGTCGACAAACTCGCGTCGAACGATCCATCGGCCAAGCCTATTTCACGCGAGGAGTACGAGCGGCGTTTCGGCGCATCCGCCGACGACGTGAAGCGCGTCGAGCAATTCGCCACGTCGCATGGTCTCCAGGTCGCGCACGCCGATCCGGCAGCGCGGCGCGTCGTGCTCTCGGGCACGGTGCAGCAATACAATGCGGCGTTCGGTGTGGATCTGCAACGCTTCGAGCATCAGGTCGGCAAGTCCAAATTCCATTTTCGCCAGCCTAACGGTCCCGTGCATTTGCCCGACGACGTGCACGAGGTCGTGACGGCCGTCGTGGGGCTCGACAATCGCGCGAAGGCGCAGCCGCACTTTCGCCTCAATCACGCGCCCACCTCGAGCGATCCGTCCATTCGTCCGCCGATTCGCGCCGCGAGCGCTGTGAGCAATTCGTTCACGCCGCTGCAACTCGCGGAGCTTTACGACTTTCCGCCCGGCGACGGCAAAGGCCAATGTATCGCGCTCGTCGAAATGGGCGGCGGCTACGATACGGCCGATTTGAGCGCCTATTTCAAGGGTCTCGGCGTGAGCGCGCCGACCGTGGAGGCGGTGTCCGTCGACCAGGCGAACAACGCGCCCACGGGCGACCCCAACGGCCCCGACGCCGAAGTCACGCTCGACATCGAGATCGCGGGTGCGCTCGCGGCCGCCGCGCTCATTGCCGTGTATTTCGCGCCCAACAGCGAGGCCGGTTTCGTCGATGCGGTGAGCGCCGCGCTGCACGACAGCCAGCGCAAGCCGTCGGTCATTTCGATCAGTTGGGGCGCGCCGGAATCCTCGTGGTCGCAGCAGTCGCTCAGTGCGCTCAACGACGCGCTGCAAACGGCCGTCGCGCTCGGCGTGACCGTGTGCGCGGCCTCGGGCGACAGCGGCTCCTCGGACGGCATGAGCGACGGCGCCGATCATGTCGACTTTCCCGCCTCGAGCCCGTATGCGCTCGGCTGCGGTGGCACGCACGTGAGCGCGTCGGGCGGCCAGATCACGCGCGAAACGGTGTGGGGCAGCGCCGCCGCGGGCGGCAACGGCGACGACGGCGCGACGGGCGGCGGCGTGAGCAGCACGTTTGCGTTGCCCGCGTGGCAAAAGGGCTTGCGCGTGGTGCGCGGCAGCGGCGGGGCGGGCGCGCTCGTGCGTCGCGGGGTGCCCGACGTCGCGGCCGATGCCGACCCGGCCACGGGCTACGTGGTGCGCGTGGGGGGCACCGACACGGTCGTGGGCGGTACCAGCGCCGTCGCACCGCTGTGGGCCGCGCTGCTCACGCGCATCAACGCCACGCGCGGCACGGCCGTGGGCTTTGTCAACGCGAAGCTCTACGCGCAACCGGCCGCGTTCAACGACATCACGAGCGGCAGCAACGGCGACTACTCCGCCGCCCCCGGCTGGGACGCCTGCACGGGGCTCGGCACGCCGGTGGGCAGCAAGGTGGCGTCGGCGCTCGCGTCGGCGTAG
- a CDS encoding glycosyltransferase family 4 protein — MSHELIDETASSESSIAPLKRRDLTAPRLAEANALVPLTRHTGRAPRVAIVHDWLVTYAGAERVLEQILACFPDADLFSVVDFVDAKDRTFLRGKRATTSFIQRLPKARTRYRAYLPFMPLAIEQIDVSGYDVVISSSHAVAKGVLTGPDQFHISYVHSPIRYAWDLQHQYLEESRLTRGPKSMLARLILHYIRNWDVRTANSVDQFVANSDFIARRIHKVYQRDAEVVYPPVDIDSFEVQTKKEDFYVTASRLVPYKKIDLIVEAFSRMPDKRLVVIGDGPDMQKVRAKAGPNVEVLGYQPFAVLHDRMRRAKAFVFAAEEDFGISVVEAQACGTPVIAYGKGGALETVVDSGSRPTGLFFEEQDADAIIAAVGAFEANPARFRAEDCRTNAERFSSAHFREQFFARVAQAVPSITRAGSAHGAPPVEIDPHADAPRVLAIDQSGVLGGAELSLLEVVKGLQSRVDVLLFNDGPFREALDAAGANVEVIESGALRNVRRDGGTAPRLGVLKGVAGLVRETRRRARDADVVYANTQRAMVISVIAGKLARKPVVWHLRDIVSAEHFGRVQRAIIKGCAKLGLAHVIANSHASAKVFAQLTRFDEDRIDVVHNGVDESPFRALAQASQRQLRLQIGLPEDAFLVGAFSRLARWKGQHVLLEALLHELRAHAVFVGAPLFGEDDYAAELQAFVETHGLQDRVHFLGFRNDIAACMRAVDVIAHTSITAEPFGRVVVEGMLAQRPVVASRDGGVTEIVEHGKSGLLCTPGDASELAATLGRLHDDTLLRERLAGQGLQTARARFGKAQYVEAVEKVLDDVVARGK, encoded by the coding sequence ATGAGTCATGAACTGATCGACGAAACGGCCTCGTCCGAAAGCAGCATCGCGCCGCTCAAACGGCGCGATCTCACCGCTCCACGACTTGCCGAGGCCAACGCACTCGTGCCCCTCACGCGCCATACCGGCCGCGCGCCACGGGTGGCGATCGTGCACGACTGGCTCGTGACCTACGCGGGCGCCGAGCGCGTGCTGGAGCAGATTCTCGCGTGCTTCCCCGACGCGGACCTGTTCTCCGTGGTCGATTTCGTCGACGCGAAAGACCGCACGTTCCTGCGCGGCAAGCGGGCCACGACCTCGTTCATTCAGCGCCTGCCGAAGGCGCGCACGCGGTATCGCGCGTACCTGCCGTTCATGCCGCTCGCGATCGAGCAGATCGACGTTTCCGGCTACGACGTGGTGATTTCGAGCAGCCACGCGGTGGCGAAGGGCGTGCTCACCGGACCGGACCAGTTTCACATCAGCTACGTGCATTCGCCGATCCGCTATGCGTGGGATCTGCAGCATCAGTATCTCGAGGAGTCGCGACTCACGCGTGGCCCGAAGTCGATGCTGGCACGGCTGATTCTGCATTACATCCGCAACTGGGACGTGCGCACGGCGAATTCCGTCGATCAGTTCGTCGCCAATTCGGACTTCATCGCGCGACGCATTCACAAGGTGTATCAGCGCGATGCGGAAGTGGTGTATCCGCCCGTCGATATCGATTCGTTCGAAGTCCAGACGAAAAAGGAAGACTTCTATGTGACGGCTTCGCGGCTGGTGCCGTACAAGAAGATCGATCTGATCGTGGAAGCGTTCTCACGCATGCCGGACAAGCGTCTCGTGGTGATCGGCGATGGTCCCGACATGCAGAAGGTGCGCGCCAAGGCGGGCCCGAACGTCGAGGTGCTCGGCTATCAGCCGTTCGCGGTGTTGCACGATCGCATGCGCCGCGCGAAGGCCTTCGTCTTCGCGGCGGAGGAAGACTTCGGCATTTCCGTGGTCGAAGCGCAGGCGTGCGGCACGCCGGTCATTGCCTATGGCAAGGGCGGGGCGCTGGAAACCGTGGTCGACAGCGGCTCACGGCCCACGGGCCTCTTCTTCGAGGAGCAGGACGCCGACGCGATCATCGCGGCCGTGGGCGCGTTCGAAGCGAATCCCGCGCGCTTTCGCGCCGAGGACTGCCGCACCAATGCCGAGCGCTTTTCGTCGGCGCATTTCCGCGAGCAGTTCTTCGCGCGCGTGGCGCAAGCAGTGCCGTCGATCACGCGAGCGGGGTCGGCGCATGGCGCGCCGCCCGTCGAGATCGACCCGCATGCCGACGCGCCGCGCGTGCTCGCCATCGACCAGAGCGGCGTGCTGGGCGGCGCGGAGTTGTCGTTGCTCGAAGTGGTGAAAGGCTTGCAGTCGCGCGTGGATGTGCTGCTGTTCAACGACGGGCCGTTCCGCGAGGCGCTCGATGCCGCGGGTGCGAACGTGGAGGTGATCGAGTCGGGCGCGTTGCGCAACGTGCGCCGCGATGGTGGCACGGCGCCGCGTCTGGGCGTGCTCAAGGGCGTGGCGGGCCTCGTGCGCGAAACGCGCCGCCGCGCGCGCGATGCGGACGTGGTCTACGCCAACACGCAGCGCGCCATGGTGATTAGCGTGATCGCCGGCAAACTCGCGCGCAAGCCGGTGGTCTGGCATCTGCGCGACATCGTGAGCGCCGAGCATTTCGGCCGGGTGCAGCGCGCGATCATCAAGGGTTGCGCGAAGCTGGGCCTCGCCCACGTGATCGCGAATTCGCATGCCTCCGCGAAGGTGTTCGCGCAACTCACGCGCTTCGACGAAGACCGCATCGACGTCGTGCACAACGGCGTGGACGAGTCGCCGTTCCGCGCGCTCGCGCAGGCTTCGCAGCGGCAGTTGCGGCTGCAGATCGGCTTGCCCGAAGACGCGTTCCTGGTTGGCGCATTCAGCCGTCTCGCACGCTGGAAGGGACAGCATGTGCTGCTCGAGGCGCTGCTGCACGAGCTGCGTGCGCATGCGGTATTCGTCGGCGCGCCGCTGTTCGGTGAGGACGATTACGCCGCGGAGCTGCAAGCTTTCGTGGAAACGCACGGCCTGCAGGATCGCGTGCATTTCCTTGGCTTCCGCAACGACATTGCCGCGTGCATGCGGGCCGTGGACGTGATCGCGCATACCTCGATTACGGCCGAGCCGTTTGGCCGCGTGGTGGTGGAGGGCATGCTGGCGCAGCGCCCCGTGGTGGCGTCGCGCGACGGCGGCGTGACCGAGATCGTCGAGCATGGCAAGAGCGGCCTGCTCTGCACGCCGGGCGACGCGAGCGAACTGGCCGCGACGCTCGGCAGACTGCACGACGACACGCTATTGCGCGAGCGGCTGGCCGGACAGGGCCTGCAAACGGCGCGCGCGCGCTTCGGCAAGGCGCAATATGTCGAGGCGGTCGAGAAGGTGCTGGACGACGTGGTGGCGCGCGGTAAATAA